Genomic window (Musa acuminata AAA Group cultivar baxijiao chromosome BXJ1-9, Cavendish_Baxijiao_AAA, whole genome shotgun sequence):
GATTGCTATAAGAGATTGGAATCGAGAATAGGAaacaatgtttgatatcatgcagTATGACACTGTATATTTGTATTGATTTCTTTCTCCCACTTGTAGTAGATTGTTCATGGCATGCTCACCCTTGCCGAAGTCATGGAAAGAACTGGCGTGCATGCGTGTTGATCTGCCATGAACCTTGCCATTCGCTCGCTCGATCGTCTCTTCATCCTTCATCAGTCCACCTCATGGGAAAGGAACAGATTCCCAGCAGACTTTGAGGAAAGCATGGGTTGGAACTCTTTGTATTGTTCCTGCATTCCTATGTCACCTGGAACGATTCCACGCACGTTAAACAAAAAGAAGAGGGTGAAATGACTTGTAGATCAATGGCTGAAGCTTCCGCTGCATGCAAGTTTACACTCGTCATCCTGTCAATAGCCACAGACACTCGACGCCCGAGGACGGACTTTGTCATTGATCAGATGGTTGGATTCTTATCATCTGAAGACAAAGACCAAGCTTGATGGTGATATATTTGACATACATGACAGTGCAGATCCGATGTCGAAGAAGTCAAACAGAAAGAAatgtagagagaaagagagagaggtcaAAGGTGATGACTTGACTGAGGCTACTGACTGCCACCTTTGGTGACTCCCGCTGGTTCTATATATCTTCGGCTTCACATTTATACGCTAACGAAGAGGGTTCTGGTAAGAGTCTCTTTGCTTGCAAACACCTGAAACTTTGCTACATGAACAAAGAGCCAATCGTAAGCAAGGATAAGAAGGGGGAgtagaagaaaggaagaataatCATGGAGGAGAGGAGGGAGAAGAGTGGAGAGCAGCAAGTGAGGGtagtagaggaggaggaggaggcggcggaggatGATCCGGTGCTTCCGGGGTTCCGGTTTCATCCCACGGATGAAGAGCTCGTGGGTTTCTATCTGAGGAGGAAGGTGGAGAAAAAGTGCTTCAGCATAGAGATCATCAGAGAGATTGACATCTACAAGCATGATCCGTGGGATCTCCCAAGTAAGTTGAATTCCCTGTCCACCTCATTTATGATCCTTAGCGCCGAAGCAAGATGGTGATAGTGTTCATGTCTGCTTGTGGTTCATCCGTAGAAGTTGTGTCCGCTAGAGAGAAGGAATGGTACTTCTTTTGCTTGAGGGGTAGGAAGTACAGGAACAGCATCAGGCCTAACAGGGTCACCGGATCCGGATTCTGGAAGGCCACCGGCATCGACAGGCCGATATATTCTGCGAAAGACCCCGGCGGCGACTGCATCGGCCTGAAGAAATCCCTCGTCTACTACCGAGGAAGTGCAGGAAAAGGCACCAAGACGGACTGGATGATGCACGAGTACCGCCTTCCTTGCAAGAACTCCGACACCGCAACCCCCAGCATACACGAAGCTGTAAgcctccttccccttctcgaTGTGCTGCATATTCCGTAATCATATTTCCAGAGCATTCTCCTTCCTATGTACAGGAAATCTGGACGATATGTCGAATCTTCAAGAGGAACACCTTCAAAAAGAGCTGGAAGCAATCGAACAACGTGAAACTCCCAACTGATTCGAGCTCCAAAAGTAGCAGCTTCGAGTCCGACGACGGCGGAAACGAATTCAAGTTCCTCGCCTCCTCCAGCTACCTTAACGAGGAAGAAATGAAGTACGTCGGCAATTGCTTTGCGGAGAACGAGCAGATCTATGGGAGCCAGTGGAACTCCATGGCGCAAGCTCCCACGCCAACGTTGCACTCCGACGTAGTATCGACTACTCCTAGTGTGAACGACTTCTTCAGAGACGGCAACTGGGACGAGCTTGGAAGGATCGTGGGCTTCATGACAGACCAAAGTGTGGCCTCCTGTTGCCAATACCCCTAGACTTCTTTGGTCGCATGTGCAGGTGGCAACAAGAAGATGAGGAAGACGATGAGTACATGCAACGTCGACGTCTGTGTGTCGGATTCTATGCGATGTTAATTACTGAGTTCCAAAAGCACGGAAGATTTGTGTGAGTTAATTCTACCACTATGGGGAAATATTGCTAATTTGTCATGGAAGTTCTTCTAACTTAACCACTTCCTGCCATCCTTGTACAATGTACTGCTTTCAGTAAAAAGGATATGCTTGCAGAACATTTCCTTGCAGTGATGATATTGAGGCAAAGTTTTCTCCCGTATGAATGATGTATGAAAGAGAAATCTCACAAACCATCCCTGTATGATTGCTTGTTTCATCCACTTGCTTTGAATGATTCAACTTGCATTACATGAGTGAAAATGATAGATGTTTAATAGGGGTTACAGGGTGAGATCAGCTGCTATATCTTTTTCGGAAGGATGTTTTGTTTGTTCTACCTCAAGACACATTGTTCCATCAATAGTTGACACTGTGCGTAAACAGGTGGCCTGTGGAAATCTAAGAAACACCAAGTGGCTACTTGCCACATCCAGTCTTCCATGGAAGAAGCTTATATGGTTTGTTGACTTAGAGAAAAATTGGAGCCCATATGGTTTGTTGACTTAGAGAAAAATGGAGCACATCTTCCATAAATACTTATGTTGACTCGACTTTGATGAGCTGAAATGACAGGCAATTAATTGGTGTAGAATTCAGGAATATACTGTAATAATGATAGTTTTTATTATGTGATGAATATTTATAAGGAAAAGATTTTTCTCGACCAACAATTTAATCTATTATTGATTCTCAAATTGATTAAGGATATAAGAAATAGTTATTCCTTGTGCGTCGCTATCATAATATTTCATTATGCTCTCGTAAAATTGAGCTTGAACCGATATAATTAAAATGTCTTATTATTGAAAGGTTTTGTGAGGGAGTATGTTAATTAGTCAAAAGTATGTACATggaaaatatactgttaatatttgataatttgatcTCTAACAAAATGAAAATCTATAGTAATATATTTGACAACTTAGACATATAGATAGGTGGCACCGATATTAAAATTGATCCAAGAGAAGTATATAcatgagaaaatatattttttcaaatcatAGAGAAATATTTGAAAATGCTTGCTTTTCTGAACATATGACAAGTAGGTATATACGTCGTCTTATTCTTAGAACGACTTAAGTCACGACTACAGCAATGGCGCGCATCGTTCGTAAGGAGAGTCTCTTACCTTAGTCATGTCTTACGTCACGATTCAAGACTCGAATGCCTTTTACAAAGAAGAATTCTACAATACATAGTAACGCTAAGATGCATTGAGGTGACCGACAACCAGCAGTTCAGACACATGGGCCGGATTGTGCCAATTGGGCCGAACCAACAATTGCTTTCGTTTGTGCGAGGTTAAGATGGCTTCGATGTTGTTGTGCATGCAATCTCCTGCGTACAGCAGCAGCCACCTTATGCCTTCCAAAAATAAGGTTCATGGAGGATCCAATGAGAGTAAACAAGCTTCCAAAGTGGGAGAATGGTATTCAACGCAATAATGACAGGGTGATGATACATACAGAGACAAAGCATGATAGCAAGCATCTTTACTCGAAGATTCTGGCATGTAGTTAAGAGTTGGAACGTGTCATACTTCCAATACTAGCTATAATGATCACTTCTACTTTGCTGGTCCGTACTCGTGTTGATCATTTCATGCGTGCAGCATTGCTTTGTTCTCATTCAACCATCAGTACTTCATTGATTTCACTAACTCATATCCCAAAAAATTTGTATCCTTACCTGTGGCAGCAAGAAAGAGAAGCACTTGCATGCAAACGACATCTCTACAATGCCTCAGTCTGCAGACTCACATGcatacataaatgaaaaagccaaTCGAGAAGAATGGACCACACTGCAAGAACCCCAaggtccagagagagagagagagagagagagagagagagggttgtaTACATAGATCATGAACTGCACATGATGGCTAACGTGAAGACCAAGGAGAATTACTTCATCCAACCATTTCTTCTTTGCTGCAGCAGCAATTGTTTTAATGGAAGCTTGCAGCGAAGCCTTAAACTATGTCTCAGCAAGGATCTTGACAGATTAAGATTCTTTGCATGTCTCGATTCTTTTTCCTTGACCAACAGTTGATCTCATATGAAATCTTGAGATGTTAAGCACAAAAATGATTGAGGAGATCCAGTTCTCCCCTACAAGCAGGAGAGGATCCTAAGTTCTTCCTCCTGAACGATATCTCACTGAAAGAATCAATCCCCACCCACAGattatgacaaacatgaacatttCCTTAGATGTAATGTTGGACCTAAATTGATTCTTTGGTGCAATACTTGGATATACTCAGCTATATCAGACAAATACTGGCCAGCCTCCAATTCGTCATCTTTGGACGGGACTTTTGTTGTTTGATTATGTAGATTTGGCCAATCACATCCCATCTTATCCTTCGAGGATAGATATAGTTTAGTTCTATCGACTGATCCGATCGATCTCCACTCTCTGTGAATTGAATATTTCTTACTAATTATTATATCTTGAAGTCACATTAATAGGAAAAATATTTTCCACCAACCATAATTTGATAAGTAGCAGCATTATCAGTAAAACTCGAGTGATGTGGACAtcaattcataaaatatttcgctCTTACCTTGTAGACGACGAAGAATATTTTGTTCATACCATATAATATTCTCCCTCATTAATCGGATATAAAAAGTCACTTAGAACATGATAAACAAGGttaattattatttactaaaattaTTTCATCCTTGTCAACTACCAACTTGAGCATGGTTAGATCATGTCGAAAACTCTATTCGACCTTAATCTTCATATAGGTTGACGGTTGGATGAGCGTACAATCGAGTCTACATCAGCCCAAGCAATTATTCGAACTTCCACTCAATCACATCGAACTTTTTACGCAAATCAGCTTATTCCATGTAtcattaatatttatattatggCACATTAATATACTGACtcataaaatcttaaaatttaactCTCAAACTGTTGTAATATCAACATCGACTTTAAATCGGAAGAGATGGTTTGAATGATGACGAAGAGAGTTGCCTCCAACATCGACACAAATAGTTTGATACATGTAGATAGCTATCCAATCTTCCTATTCATGCATATGAAAGACCAACACACCTACTCGTTAAATCTCAATAAAAAGGCCGACAGTTTGATCTCTGTCAGATACAACAATTGTTTGTACGATTAAATACTTCGATTTGTTGACCGATAAATCCCAATCCCAACACTTAGCTACCAAATCAAAATGACTATATGACATCTTACCCAACTTCAAAACATGGGTAGTAAATTGGAAGAATGTGTGAACATATGCTTTGAATGGCGGCCAACAGAGTAACCTCCAAGACTGACATGTAAATTTGTTTGATGAAAATGTTTGTTTTCATACAGAGAACATCCAATCTTTCTATTCATGCATACGTAAAATTTGAATGATATGTTTGTGTTTatgcagatctctctctctctctctctctctctctctctccacacacATAtcattcagagagagagagagagagagagagagagaaagagacagatGCTGATGGGTTTCACCTCAAATTGTTCTGGGAACACAAGGCAAGAGCATGTGGCTGAAAGCAGCGAGGTGCGCAAGGTCTTTAGCGGCCTCGGGATCTCCACGTCGTCGGCCAACAACCAATGGCTACGGCCTGCAGCATTTAAGACGAACAGCGGCGCCAACCAACCATGTCTCGGCCTCTCGGAGAACCAATCGACGACCCTTGTGCTTCTTCCCCTCCCACACACACATTCCAGTGCTCCTCGTCACCTTCAGAAAGAGAAAAGAGATCGGAAGACGAAACTAAGCAGCGTTCGATCGGTACATGTAGCAAGGCTGATGTCTGGCTCTGTTGTTTGGGTTGTGTCACCCAAGGAGACCAGCAGGAGCTCTGGGTTCAGCCAGTTCGCGGGGGTGAAGAGGAGATGGTGGAGGAGCAGCAGTGCGGGGTGGAGCTGCGCCCGGTCGGCGTCGACcgcccgccgctcggtctcggccAGCTTGGTCGTCACACCGCCGAGATCCTCTGAGGCGTTGGTCTACGACGTGGTCCTCAGGCAGGCGGCGCTGGTCGGCGAGGCGAGGAGGAAGAGGGCGGTGGAGGCGGTGGAAGCCCCGCCGGCGCCGCTGCGAGGGGACCTACTCGATGCGGCGTACGAGCGGTGCGGCGAGGTCTGCGCCGAGTATGCCAAGACTTTCTACTTGGGTAATTATGAGACCTTGGATCTGCAGCTCGCTTGGCTGCTGCAGTTCATTCATATCCTTGTGTTGCCTTTGCTTTGATCAGAAGTCAACAAAACTCCACATAATCTCGAGGCATTTGTCTGATTCCAGCCAAAATCTGGACCTTTTCTTCTGCTTTATATGCTTCTGTTCCATGTCGTGTTGTTTCATCAGCCAAAATCCAGATACAggggttcctcctcctcctccttccttttccTCTTTCTAGGGAACGCATGATGTCTTCCTTTTAAACATATTTAGTTCAAATGATCACTGTTTCATTTGATGCAATTCAATTATTTTCAGGAACAATGCTTATGACTCCTgagaggaggaaagccatttgggcAATCTATGGTATGTCACTTTTCTGCTCATGTGAATCTTCTGCAAGTACGTCCACCTCTCTTTAGCCTTGCCAAACCGAAAGGACCTGAAGGATTTCTTGTAGCAGATGATAACCAGCGCACAAGAGCCAAGAAACATATACTCTCTTCCGAGACTAGCTCACTCTAAGTTGCTTAGATTCAGAATCTATGCAAAATTGCCTCGCATAAATCATGACAATCAGGATCGAAAGATCCGCATCACCAGCAAGAACATATAGCAAGCCCTTTCCGTTTCATCATGTGGTTACTGAACACTCACAGAGTTGACTTTTCTGCTTCGATGTTCAGTGTGGTGCAGAAGAACCGATGAACTCGTGGACGGCCCTAACGCTTCGCATATAACACCCACTGCGCTGGATCGCTGGTCGAACAGGTTGGAAGATCTGTTTGCAGGCCGTCCATATGACATGTATGATGCAGCTCTATCCGACACCGCATCCAATTTCCCGGTAGACATGCAGGTAAAGATTCTCCGAGTATGTAGGTATGTAGTTGTGGTGATGCTTGTAGTGGCGGTCTTTCATCTTCCTCCGCGTGCAGCCATTCAAGGACATGATAGAAGGAATGAGAATGGACCTGCGGAAATCGAGGTACAAGAATTTCGACGAACTCTATCTCTACTGCTACTATGTCGCCGGCACGGTGGGGCTCATGAGTGTGCCGGTGATGGGAATTGCCCCAGACTCGAAGGCCTCAGCCGAGAGCGTCTACAGCGCAGCATTAGCTCTTGGCATCGCGAATCAACTCACCAACATACTCAGGGATGTCGGAGAGGAGTAAGTTTCTCTTGCATCAGCATCCGTTCCACTGTAGAGATCGATCCTGTGCCTGATCACATTGCTTGAACTCCGCTCTGCTTCCATTCAGCTCCAGGAGGGGGAGAGTGTACCTTCCTCAAGATGAACTGGCCCACGCTGGTCTGTCAGATGATGACGTCTTCGAAGGGAGGGTGACAGACAAATGGCGGACCTTCATGAAGGGTCAAATTACGCGAGCCAGGATGTTCTTCGACGAGGCCGAGAAGGGCATATATGAGCTGAACTCAGCCAGCAGATGGCCGGTATGAGATCAATTTAAGCATGACAGAAACCCCATGCGACACTCCTTTCCTCTTCCCGCAAACACTCTCCTATTTGTTCCTCTTCTGTATCTTTCAGGTTTTGGCTTCGTTGCTGCTGTATCGGCAGATTCTGGATGCCATTGAAGCAAACGACTACAACAACTTCACCAAGCGTGCATACGTAGGGAAAGCAAAGAAACTGGCTTCATTACCCATAGCATATGCCAAGGCAGTAATTGTAGGCCCTTCAAGATTTGTAGGAACACTATAAGTATAATCTTCATTTGCTTCCTCATTGCAATCACCAAATGCAAATTCTAAGTTGACTCGTTCTTCTCACCTCAGCGGCTTATATTTCTGGTACTTCATCATTTGTTACAAATACATACCTGTTAAaatgtatataaatattttttacttcaaatatataaattattgcacttataaatataaaaagtatATCGGATGAGAAAATACGAAAAGAGAGAAAGGCTGCAGCAGTTCGTCCAGTACTCGAGTCTACAAGAATTCAATGTTATTCTACATGATGCTATCTAGTAATTTAGTATCAGATATGACAAGCTTCTCATGAATGGAGGTTTGCGGAAACTTCCAATGGATGAATAGAGAACTCACATGAGAGACACTAGTGATGGAGCTTACTGTTTTCCCCTTGCCTGCAGCAACAATTAGCATCAAAGCTTAGCCAACAGTCCATGATTTTGCTTGAAACCTCTGATACATAATGCTCTTCGTATGGCCGTTGACGCagcaaatatttcaaatcagGTCTCTAGCAATGGCATATCACAAAAATGCATTTCTGCTACGCTTGAACCACTCGGACAAATACATCTACCATACTCCGACAAAAGAATTCATGTCGGCATCTGCAGTTGTTTCATTTTCAATCCTTCTGTATCTCTTTACCATGGTTGTAGCCATTTTCTAATGCATTTCCCAGCTGAAACTAGCTGCTGTTTGTTTCACTTGTCCTTCAAACCTCTTTCCCACAATAGTAACCATTTTCTAATGCATTTCCCAACAAAACTTCCACCTACCATTCTGATTAACGAACCACAATCTTAGCCAGAAAATAACCGTTGCTGACAAACCAATTATACTTGTAGAACATCAGAACAGAAAAAAACGCAAATGGGGCTGAAGACTTTCCAAGCCAGAAAATACTTGAGATAACCGTAAAAATGTAGCTGAAGGGAGCATGACAAGAGCTATTGAACCATCAAAGGAATGGGCGTAATCATACCATATCTGCACTGTGAAGGTTGACAGCTCATTTTCTTTCTCGATATACATCTGAATTTGCAATCTGTATTCAATCCCATGAGGCATAACTTTTCATGTTACCTAACTGCAGTTCTTCACCATTGAACTGGGAAGTAAATAAGACCTGTCGATGGAGAGCCAGATGCAGGATTAATAATTATCATATACTAGAAGATCTAACAGAGTTTCTTTGTGGTCAAGAATCCAAATTCTTATTCATTAATGAACACAAAATTGCAAAATAGGCATGTTTCAAGTTGTAGAATCTGCCCAAAATATGGGAGGCTAAAGCATCCCTAAACGGACACAGCTAATCAACCAAGTAAAACAGAATTCCATTCACAAGGAAACTAACGTTTATAGAAAATCCCATACTGGTATGGTAAATTGTAAGGCATTTACATCTGAGACTGGGCAAGTCTGCACATCATTCTGTAAAATTAGTTCATGAAATATATTACTTGTCTACGACTTAATTGGTCTACCATAATGTGGTGCATATAAGCAGCATtttgtatattttaaaatagaTCAAACAACGGCAGCACCAAAAAGATAAGAGCAAAATTGAAACAGTAAGTTTCTTGCAAGTACATGATTACCCGGCTCAACTGAGAGCTATTATGAAATGGTTGTTGTAGTGTAGTAGCTGAGGATTCctgcatcaattaaatattaataagttAATATAAGCAAACAAAAGAATTCAAAGTTTGAAGCATGCAGTTTATATTACATAcctgattaaattgtgcaattcCATGGAAACCTTGTACACCATTAAGTCCAAATTGATGAGCAGATACAAAAGACCCCTGCATAACATTGATCAAGAGCATAAATGCAACTGCAAGTGAATCATACAAAAAATAACAGCACTAATAACAGTGTGCATTTGCATAATGAAGGAGGTACCTGTATGAACTGAGTTGGAACAAAAAACTGTGGAGGATTCCTACCATTAGAAGTAACATCAGTTGATAAGGGTCCTTCAGCAATGCCCACTGGAACTTCTGCCTCATCAGATGCTCCTACGTTAAGTAGAATAGATAACTACATGCTACAGTGTAGAGGATATCGCTTTCTGaaatccaaaaaacataaagAGAAGATGACAACATAAGCAtgcaaagaaaaagagagaaaaaaaatacaatGCTAGAATGAAGTTCCATACAGACCTCATGATCCCTTTTGTCGTTTATTTGAGCCCAGCACATTTAGAAGGCTAGGATGGGGGTCCACATTCTTCTTCCTTTTACCACTTAACCTGTGCGATCCACCACTGTTACTTCCATTCTGAACCAGATTCCGCAGTTGACCCTTTGAGGCAGTGGTTGAGGCAGTCTTCTCAAGTAGTTTGGTGTATAAAATGCTTTCAACCTGTTCCAGAAGCTGATCTGATTGGCTTTCCATGAAAGCATACGTTTCTGCATTCTCTGCAGACTTCACTGCAATTTGATACAATATGCGGCACAATGAGCGACAACGTCCTGCTAGAGATGATTTGTGATTGCCATCAAGAATAAAGTTATGATTATGTGTTATGAAATGTGCTTTAGCATCTTTCCTCCATCTTTTCAAAATGTAGTGTGGTGGGAGTTCCTTGATGTTTCTTAAGTCGAGTACTTTCAAGGCATGGCAACACTGGACCCCAACAAACTCAAAACTTTTTGCAGCTACATAAGCCTGTACCATCTAACAAGTCAAAAGTAACAAAGTGTGCTTTTGTTTTCTCATCGGTATTAACCTCATACTTGGCTACAGTTCCAACCTCACAGCAGGAATAAAGCACACAATTCCTGAACAGCTCAAACTCTAATCTAATCATCTCAAAGATTGCAGGAGTATATGCATTTGCAGCTTGCCAAAGCATCCGCAGAGGAGGTATTCTGTTCATCCCTTGGTTTGCAAGATAATCAACTTGTCATTCTGCATATCAttgctcttctaataacttttcaTACTGCCTTAAAAATGGCAAAAGATCAATCTCTGGTGTCAAGAATTCATTCATAACATTGTGCAAGTTCTCATTCCGTAGTGTATTTGTTAAGTCTGCAGAAAAAACTTGACGTCCATAGACCAACACCCACTTTTTTTTTCCATACAACTGACCTAACCATTCATTGTCTTTTAGATCATACTTTTCCAGCATTACCTCCCATGCAGAAAGGAATTCCTGCTCCTCCTCAAAGTCATGCATACATCTGCCAAAATCATCTGCAAAAGATTCATAGCCTTGGAAAGCATGACGAAGGTACCTTTTGGCATTCTGATATATGTGCCATGCACAAAGACGGTGAGTTGTGCCAAGCCATGCAGCAGCAATTGCATCACTGATTGCTGAAAACTGATCTGTTAAAATTGTCTTTGGCTGTTCTCCACCCGTTGTGTTCTTGAATGTCTCCAACAACCATTTAAAGGATTCTAAACTTACATCATACAGGAATGCAGAACCAAAAATAATTATTTGTTTATGATGATTAACACCAGTGAACAGCACCAAGGGTCGGCCATAATCATTTATTTGATAGGCTGTGTCAAAACATATTATGTCACCAAAGTAATGGTAATCCATGATGGATTTTGGATCTGCCCAGAAAACATTTGTTAGTTGCTCGGCTTCATCAACTTGTATGGCATAAAAGAAAGATGGGTTATCCCCTTTCATCTTTTGCAAATACTCCATCAAAGCACCTGCATCACCACTCTGCAAGTTCTTCATACGCTTTGATCTGAGATAATTTTTGTAACTAGCAGGAATTTGACTGGCACCTTGTCGGCCTCCAGTCTGAAACTTAGCTAACAGCCTTTGTGACCTCAACATTTGAATATCTAAGGGAGCTGTGAGCTGATGGTTATGGTCAGCTACAAATTCAATCACACAATATTTGCCGTCAGGTATAATTTTGATTGCCAAACGTGCCGGGCaaccagttcttgtttctgatccTGTTTTCTTGGCCTCATTTGTTATGTTGGTTGGACGATACCCTTCTCTTGAGCACACATAAACTATAGATCTAGTAACATTCCTAGCAGATTTATCCCACCAACCTTTCCGAACACTGAAACCAACAGTTCCAGCATACCTAATGTAAAACTCATGCCTTAACTTCATTTGAGAAAACCATTCCAACTTTTGGCTCTCCACCTGCATTTAATGCATCATCTGTGGGAGCATGTGATACCACTTCTGTAATTTCCTCGTCCTCTTGGAATCTAACAAGGGGGTAAAGGAAAATCAGTTATTCTAAAAATACTAGCTCAAGTGGTGTTCACAAAAGCATGAAGCGATA
Coding sequences:
- the LOC103997320 gene encoding transcription factor JUNGBRUNNEN 1; the encoded protein is MEERREKSGEQQVRVVEEEEEAAEDDPVLPGFRFHPTDEELVGFYLRRKVEKKCFSIEIIREIDIYKHDPWDLPKVVSAREKEWYFFCLRGRKYRNSIRPNRVTGSGFWKATGIDRPIYSAKDPGGDCIGLKKSLVYYRGSAGKGTKTDWMMHEYRLPCKNSDTATPSIHEAEIWTICRIFKRNTFKKSWKQSNNVKLPTDSSSKSSSFESDDGGNEFKFLASSSYLNEEEMKYVGNCFAENEQIYGSQWNSMAQAPTPTLHSDVVSTTPSVNDFFRDGNWDELGRIVGFMTDQSVASCCQYP
- the LOC135592799 gene encoding phytoene synthase 2, chloroplastic-like, producing MLMGFTSNCSGNTRQEHVAESSEVRKVFSGLGISTSSANNQWLRPAAFKTNSGANQPCLGLSENQSTTLVLLPLPHTHSSAPRHLQKEKRDRKTKLSSVRSVHVARLMSGSVVWVVSPKETSRSSGFSQFAGVKRRWWRSSSAGWSCARSASTARRSVSASLVVTPPRSSEALVYDVVLRQAALVGEARRKRAVEAVEAPPAPLRGDLLDAAYERCGEVCAEYAKTFYLGTMLMTPERRKAIWAIYVWCRRTDELVDGPNASHITPTALDRWSNRLEDLFAGRPYDMYDAALSDTASNFPVDMQPFKDMIEGMRMDLRKSRYKNFDELYLYCYYVAGTVGLMSVPVMGIAPDSKASAESVYSAALALGIANQLTNILRDVGEDSRRGRVYLPQDELAHAGLSDDDVFEGRVTDKWRTFMKGQITRARMFFDEAEKGIYELNSASRWPVLASLLLYRQILDAIEANDYNNFTKRAYVGKAKKLASLPIAYAKAVIVGPSRFVGTL